In the Roseovarius indicus genome, GAGCGCATGGGCGGTCTGGGATCGCTGTGGGCGGGTTCATACGTCTCGTCGCGGGTGTGGATCGTCATCGGTTTCTTGCCTCCGGGCCTGTCTCGTCCGCGCGTCATCCCGCGCGGCCTTCATGGGCAGACCCGAGCCGTCGGGCGGTTGCCCCTTCACCCCGGCTTCACCCCGGCTTCACCGGGGCCGGAACAGCGTGGAGGAGGTCGGCAGGGAAGCTATTTGCCTCGCGATGCAAAGGCGGCTCTGCCGCCGGCGGAAATAGGTTCCCTGCCGACCTTGCAGGGGCAACCGCTTTGACGGCCTGCCCATCTCTTGAAGGCCGCTCGGGTGACGGGTGGATGCGCAAGGCCCGGGATGGGGTGAGGACGACGATCCAGAGCCACGACTGGGATGCAGCCCCCTTGCCCCGCACTCCCAGACCCCCTGCGCGATGCAGCTCAGCCCAACAGGCGATGCTGATCCTCTGGCCCGATCTGACCTGCCAGATGCTGGCGCAGCGCGTCCTTGCCGTTCGCCCGAAGATCATCGTTGAAATCCCCGAGCCGCGGTTCCAGCACCCGCACACGCACCCCGACCTCGGAGGCTCTGGCGCTCAACCTCCCTGCCGCACGTTGCCCGGCCGGATCGCGGTCGATGGCGATGTAGAGGCGCTGGAGCCCCTCCGGCAGCAGGACCGCCCCGAGGTGTCCCGACGAGAGCGCCGCCCAGACGGGAAGGCTCGGGGCCGCCTCGGACAGGGACAGCATGGTCTCGATGCCCTCGCCGACGACGAGGATGTCATCCTGCGGGGTGAGCCTGACAGCATTGCCGAGGAGGTGACCCATAGCCCGACGCTCTGGATTCACTGCCGCCTTCCCCTGTCCGTCAGGCGCCAGCCAGGTGCGATGCACGCCCTGCACGGCCCCTGCCCCATCGGTAACCGCGGCGATCATCGCCGGTCTGGGGATGCTCCGGGTCTGCCCCTCTTCCCGATGCCAGCACTTCGGGTGGAAGCGTAAGGCGCCGTTCGCCCCGAATTGGGTGATGCCTCGGGAACGGAGGTAGGTCTCAGCAAGCGTGCCTGTGATCGGGTTCGAGGCAGCAAACAATCGCGCCGCTGCCGCGGGAGTGTCACCGGGCGCCTTGGCCTTCCTCGGCTCTTGCTTATCCGGGACGACCGGCTGCGGACGGCCAAGATGCGCTCGGGCCTCGGCGAGAAGGTCGGGGAAGCGCGTGATCCCCGTCCGGGCGCGGATGATGTCCAGGAGATCGCCATGCTCGCCTGTGGCCCCATCCGTAAACTTGCCCGCTGCCCCTGGTCCCGACGCAGGACCCGTCAACCGCACGAAGAGCGACCGGCCGGGGTTGTTCTGCAGATCGCCGACGATCCAGTAGGATCCTTCCCGCCGTCCGGCGGGAAGGTAGGCACGACAGACGCCTTCGGCATTTTCTGCCAGATCGCGCACGAGGTCTTCGGTCTTGGAATACATGGGTCAACAACCTCCGCGATCATGTAGCCTTGCGACAGGACAACGTGCAAGCAGACGATCCAGTATCGCGACGCCATCGGCGTCGGTCGGGCAAAACAGCCGAAGCTTCCAACTAATAATCTCCGAGAAGAAGCCATCGGCCTTGAGCCGGTCCTTGGCGGCCTCGGTGAACCCGGAGAGCTCGATCCGGTTCACGCCCATAACGCGGGACCGATGGAGCTCCATCCCCTCGGCCAGCCGCACCACGGTCTTGCCCTCCAGAACGAGGGCATGGACCTGCGCCGCCGACAGAGTCGGCGCGTCACTCGCAAGCGTGGTCGCGACCCAGGCGGGCGAGACACGGCGGCCGATGATGCGCTGACCGTCATCGGTCTGCAGCCGGTAGACGCGGGTTTCGTCCTGGGGGAGCTGCTTCCAGATCGGCAGCAGCAGGCCCGCCACGATGTGCAGCGTGGATTCCGAGAACTCGGGCACTTCAGCCAGTTCGGAATTCCATGCGGCGGTGAAGGCCGCGCGGTCGGCCTCGAGCCAATGGGTGTCCTCCATCAGCTTGGCCGGGACAGTGCTGGCCTCGGTCGGCCGGATCAGCCTGAGGCGTGGCTCGATGGTGCCATCATCCAGCATTAGGCTGGTGGCGGGCACCTGCACCGCGGCCCGGCCCGAGCGGCTGTTGACCAGAAGCCGCGCCTTCGGGTCATCGAGCCAGTCGAGCGCATCTGCGAGGGACGTCGGAGCATTGCGCCGCTTTTCCGCGATGGTCAAAAGCTGGGTTTCTGCGCCAGAACCGGGATGGGTGTAGATGACCCTTGCATCGGTTACGCGGAAGCTCTCGGCGCGCAGCGTCTCGAGGCCGAGGTCATAGACCCGGCGGCGATGGCCCCCTCGATCCGTTGATCGAGCAATTCCTCGAAAGCCGAGAAGAGCACGGCCTGCATGTTGATCGTCAACGCGAGCAGACGATTGAGGAAGGTCGTGATCGGCGGCAACTCGTCCTTCAGACCATTGTCATCGGTAAGGCTGAGACCGGTGGCATCCTCGAAAGCGCCGAGCGAGCAGCCCGCGACATCGCCGCGATAGATACGACGGTAGAGTTGGCGCAAAGCATCACGGGCGTATGGGCTTTCGAGGTTGTCCTCGGGTCGGAACAGCCCCTGCCCGCCGGTCTGGCGCTGGCCGCGCGTGATGGCCCCCAGCGTGTCGAGACGACGGGCGATGGTGGAGAGGAACCGCTTCTCTGCTTTCACATCGGTGGCCACAGGCCGGAACAGCGGCGGCTGCGCCTGATTGGTGCGGTTCGTCCGCCCGAGGCCCTGGATGGCAGCATCCGCCTTCCAGCCCGGTTCCAGAAGGTAATGGACCCGCAGGCGCTGGTTCTTGGCCCCGAGATCGGCGTGATAGCTGCGCCCCGTGCCGCCCGCGTCGGAGAAGATCAGGATGCGCTTCTGGTCATCCATGAAAGCGGCGGTTTCCGCGAGGTTGGCCGATCCGGCTCGGCTTTCCACGACAAGCCGCGCGGCAGGACCCTCGCCCTTGCGAACGATGCGGCGCGAGCGGCCCGTGACCTCGGCCACGAGATCGGTGCCGAAGCGCTGCACGATCTGGTCGAGCGCGCCCGGGACGGGCGGCAGTGACGCCAGCTTCTCGATCAGCGCATCGCGCCTGCGTGCTGCCTCGCGGCATTCGACCGGCTGACCATCGCGGACGACCGGTCGGGAAGACAGATTGCCCTCACTGTCGGTGAACGGCTCGTAGAGCTGCACCGGGAAGGAATGGGCGAGGTAGTCCAGCACATATTCCCTGGGAGTGATGTCGACGCGGATGTCGTTCCATTCCTCGGTCGGAATCTCCGAGAGACGGCGTTCCATCAGCGCCTCGCCGGTCGAGACGATCTGGATGACGGCCGCATGGCCTGCCGCGAGATCAGCCTCGATGCTGGAAATGAGGGTGGGGGTTTTCATGCTGGTCAACAGATGGCCGAAGAAGCGCTGCTTGGCGCTCTCGAAGGCCGAGCGAGCGGCGGATTTGGCCTGGCGGTTCAGAGTGCCGCTGTCACCCGTGATGTTGGCCGCCTCCATTGCGGCGGCAAGGTTGTTGTGGATAATGGCGAAGGCCCCGGCATAGGCATCGTAGATGCCGCACTGCTCGGGGGTCAGCGCATGCTCGAGCATCTCGTACTCGACACCGTCATAGGAAAGCGACCGGGCGGTGTAGAGGCCAAGCGACCGCAGGTCGCGGGCGAGGACCTCCATCGCGGCGACGCCGCCTGCCTCGATGGCCTCGACGAATTCCGCGCGGGTGGCGAACGGAAAGTCTTCCCCACCCCAAAGACCGAGCCGCTGCGCATAGGCGAGGTTGTGAACCGTCGTCGCCCCCGTCGCCGAGACATAGACCACGCGGGCATTCGGAAGTTTGTATTGAAGGCGCAGGCCCGCCCTGCCCTGCTGCGAGGCCATGGTATCGCCGCGCTCGCCTTTGCCGCCGGCGGCATTGGCCATGGCATGGCTTTCGTCGAAGAGGATCACCCCGTCGAAATCTGCCCCGAGCCAGTCGACGATCTGGTCGACGCGGGATTTCTTCCCACCTCGTTCTTCCGAACGCAGCGTCGCATAGGTGGTGAAGAGAATGCCCTCGGTAAGCGGGATGTCGCGGCCTTGGGCAAAGCGCGAGAGCGGCGTCACCAGCAGGCGCTCCTGCCCGAGCGCCGACCAGTCGCGCTGCGCATCTTCCAGCAGCTTGTCGCTCTTTGAGATCCACAGCGCCTTGCGTCTTCCTCGGGCCCAGTTGTCGAGCAGGATCCCGGCCGACTGGCGGCCCTTGCCCGCCCCGGTGCCATCGCCGAGGAAGAAACCCCGGCGGAAGTGGACGGCGTCAGCGGCATCGTCCGCTGCAGCGGAGACCACGTCTCCGGTCTCATCCGCGGTCCAAGACCCCGTGAGATGCGCGCCATGCGCCTCCCCCGCATAGATGACGGTCTCGAGCTGCGCGTCTGACAGCAGGCCGTCGCGCAGGATGGTCGCCGGAAGCTTGGGGCGATAGCTCGGTTTCGGAGGTGCGACAGAGGCCATGGCCGCCGATTGCACAAGCTTGGTCGGGTGCGATGCGGCGTCTGGGATGTCGATAGCCTGCAGACGGAAGGTCTCGTAGATCGCGTCGGACAGCCGTGCGGCATCTTCGTCCTCGGCGGCGTCGCGGAGAGCGTAGTACAGTTCTTCGGCCTCAATCGGCGTTTCGGGTTTCGCCATTTTAGCCGCAGAGGTCGCGCGCGATCGGCTGGTGGTTGTGTGTGTGGCGCGGGCAGGACTTCCCGGGAAGAGGGAAGAATGGAACAGACCTGCATTTGCGGCCTGTTCCAGTTCGAGGCGCGGCGGAATCTCTGCAGTGACCCGGGACATCAGATGCGCCACGTCCCTAGACATGGGTTGGCGCAGGTCTGCGGTGGTGCCGCCCGGCTCGCCGCCGCGGCATTTGTCGAAGACAGAAATCCGCGTCTCGAAGCTGGTGCCGTGCTTGGCGAAAGCGGCGCCCGACACCGCGCTGGTGAAGACGAGATGGGCCGTCTCGGTCATACGGCCGAAGGTCTCGGCCGAGGCCGGCGCATCCGGCGCGAAACCGGCCCCTGTGATGGCGACGAGCCGCCCGCCGGGGGCCAGGCGCGCGAGCGACGAGCGCAGATGCCGGGCCGTCGCCTCGGTCGACCGACCATCGACATTGGCTTGGGCCGAGAAGGGCGGGTTCATCAGGATGACGCTCGGGCTTGAGGAGGCGTCGAGATGATCATCGATCTGCGCGGCATCGAACCGGGTGACCGGTCGGCCCGGGAAAAGCAGCCGAAGGAGATCGACGCGGGTTTCGGCCAGCTCGTTCAGCGAAAGATTGCCGCCCGCGATCTCGGCAAGGATCGCCAGGAGCCCGGTCCCGGCAGACGGCTCGAGGACCAGGTCGCGGGGCGTGATCTGTGCTGCCGCCAGTGCCGCCAGTCCCATGGGCAAGGGCGTGCTGAATTGCTGAAACCGCTCCATCTCTTCCGACCGCCGGGTGTGCGTGGGCAAGAGACCTGCCACCTTGGCGAGGATCGGCAACAGCGCCGCAGGCGAGCCGGCACGCGCAAGCAGCGCCCGACCGAACTTTCGCAGAAAGAGGACCAGCGCCACCTCGCCCGCCTCATAGGCGAGCTTCCAGTCCCAAGCACCGGTCGCATCGGAACCGCCAAAGGCATGTTCCATCTCGCGGCGCAGGCGCAGCGCGTCGATCTGAAGCCCTTGCGCCAGATCGGGCTGCAGCGCTTCGGCAACAGCAACGATCGCAGAGGCAGGATTTGCTGCCAACGGGACAATGGGCGCAGGCAAGGACGCCTGCGCACCAGGGGCAAGATGGGTCATCGGGAAACTCCGGAATGAAGGACAGGATCAGGCCCGGACTCCCTCTCTCGGGCAGCCTCGGACCTGATCTTTCCCGGCCCCTCTCTCCCTCTCGCACCAAGGTGTTCCCGACGCTTGGCTTGATTTTGTTCTTGTTATGTTCTATTTTCAGAGCCAAGCCAGAAAGGGGGTTCCACCATGGAAAGCAGCACCCGCGCCCTGCCCGTAACACCCAAGCAGATTGCCTATGCGCGGTCGCTCGCCCTGCGCAACCGGACGCTCCTGCTCTGGGAGGTTCAGCAAGACCGGCGATCTTTGAGCGCTTGGATCGAGGTTCAGGCCCGGCTGAAGCCTGTATCGGACATGGACCGGCTGCCCACGTCCAAGCAAGTAGCCTTCGCGGAGAAACTCGCCCGGATCAAACGGCGCGCCGTTCCGGACGAATGCTTCCGCGACAAGGGGCTCATGTCGAAGTGGATCGACGGGAATAAGTGATGGGTGTCAGTTGGTGGATGGCGAGTCGGCGCACGAATCCACCAAGGCTTCCTTCCGCCTACGAAACGCTGCTCGTAGTGCGTCGGTCGGTGGGGGCGGACAGTCCAACGCCTCAAAGAACGGCTGATGGTCACATGGCTTCAAGTTCGTGACGTCCGCGCTGTTGTCGTTTGCCTGTTTCATTTTTTCGGACCCCCAAAGGCGCATGCGCTGTAACTTGTCAGCCGACAGCCGCAATCGAGTAGTGCGGTGTCCCATCCCACACAAGATCCCAAGACGCGCCCGGCCGGACGTTCTGAATTGCGTGGGGCTCGAAGCAGACCAGGCAATTCCCGCCCGGTGCAGGAGCCCGGACCGAAGGGTAAATCAGGCCCTTGGATCCGCCCCGACGTAGATGCTGTGCCAGGCTTTGGCCCTCGGGATACCCGACAGCCGGATCCGGATGCAGCGCCGGATGATCTGCCTCACCGGTCATGTCATCGAAGACGCCGATGAAGTCGGCCAGCAATTCCACATAGCGGGCGCTGTCCTGGAAGCTGCCGGTAAAGCCGAGTTCGCGTGTGCGGTGCCAGGCCACTTCGCTGACAGAAACCCTCACATCCCATGCGCAGTACCACGCGCCGCGCTCCTCGGCGTTGAAGCGGTTTCCGCCGACGCGGGTGTAAGTGAAGGCTGCGTTGACGTGACTGTCCCCATAGATGCGCAGATCGCGGCTGCGGCGTTGCCAAGCGAGTTCGCGCGGGTCCAGATGCGGGTTGCGCCCGCGTTCGGCCTGTAGACGCCCACTGGTCAGGCCCTCGATCTCTGCCAAGATCTCCATCTCGTCATCGGTATCGACGAGACCGCGCAGCGATGGTGGCTTGTGGTAGGTGGCGGGCAGGAGACGAACGAGACCGCGATCGGAAATCTCGGTCTGCTTCATGCCCCACCACGCAACGCATCAAGATAGGTCCGAACCGCGAGGATCTGCGGCAAACCCCCGTCGATGGCGGTGTCGACTGGTCGGCTTCCACCAAAGAGCGGCCCCTTGTTCGGTCGGGTGAACCAGCTTTTTGCCAGCGGCTCCGAGAAGTAGAGTTCGAGCGACTTGAAGATGCCAATTACAGCGCTGAGCCGCAGCAGTTGGTCCTTGGTGAGCTCTCCGGCGAAATCCGGCTTCTTGGCGCGCTTCCATGTGCTCTCTGACATGTCGGCAAGGCCAGCCGCTTCCTTGAGACTGAGACCCCAAGCATCGGCCACGCGTGCATAAGCTTTCAACGCGACGGTGT is a window encoding:
- a CDS encoding DUF7146 domain-containing protein, giving the protein MYSKTEDLVRDLAENAEGVCRAYLPAGRREGSYWIVGDLQNNPGRSLFVRLTGPASGPGAAGKFTDGATGEHGDLLDIIRARTGITRFPDLLAEARAHLGRPQPVVPDKQEPRKAKAPGDTPAAAARLFAASNPITGTLAETYLRSRGITQFGANGALRFHPKCWHREEGQTRSIPRPAMIAAVTDGAGAVQGVHRTWLAPDGQGKAAVNPERRAMGHLLGNAVRLTPQDDILVVGEGIETMLSLSEAAPSLPVWAALSSGHLGAVLLPEGLQRLYIAIDRDPAGQRAAGRLSARASEVGVRVRVLEPRLGDFNDDLRANGKDALRQHLAGQIGPEDQHRLLG
- a CDS encoding strawberry notch family protein, which translates into the protein MTHLAPGAQASLPAPIVPLAANPASAIVAVAEALQPDLAQGLQIDALRLRREMEHAFGGSDATGAWDWKLAYEAGEVALVLFLRKFGRALLARAGSPAALLPILAKVAGLLPTHTRRSEEMERFQQFSTPLPMGLAALAAAQITPRDLVLEPSAGTGLLAILAEIAGGNLSLNELAETRVDLLRLLFPGRPVTRFDAAQIDDHLDASSSPSVILMNPPFSAQANVDGRSTEATARHLRSSLARLAPGGRLVAITGAGFAPDAPASAETFGRMTETAHLVFTSAVSGAAFAKHGTSFETRISVFDKCRGGEPGGTTADLRQPMSRDVAHLMSRVTAEIPPRLELEQAANAGLFHSSLFPGSPARATHTTTSRSRATSAAKMAKPETPIEAEELYYALRDAAEDEDAARLSDAIYETFRLQAIDIPDAASHPTKLVQSAAMASVAPPKPSYRPKLPATILRDGLLSDAQLETVIYAGEAHGAHLTGSWTADETGDVVSAAADDAADAVHFRRGFFLGDGTGAGKGRQSAGILLDNWARGRRKALWISKSDKLLEDAQRDWSALGQERLLVTPLSRFAQGRDIPLTEGILFTTYATLRSEERGGKKSRVDQIVDWLGADFDGVILFDESHAMANAAGGKGERGDTMASQQGRAGLRLQYKLPNARVVYVSATGATTVHNLAYAQRLGLWGGEDFPFATRAEFVEAIEAGGVAAMEVLARDLRSLGLYTARSLSYDGVEYEMLEHALTPEQCGIYDAYAGAFAIIHNNLAAAMEAANITGDSGTLNRQAKSAARSAFESAKQRFFGHLLTSMKTPTLISSIEADLAAGHAAVIQIVSTGEALMERRLSEIPTEEWNDIRVDITPREYVLDYLAHSFPVQLYEPFTDSEGNLSSRPVVRDGQPVECREAARRRDALIEKLASLPPVPGALDQIVQRFGTDLVAEVTGRSRRIVRKGEGPAARLVVESRAGSANLAETAAFMDDQKRILIFSDAGGTGRSYHADLGAKNQRLRVHYLLEPGWKADAAIQGLGRTNRTNQAQPPLFRPVATDVKAEKRFLSTIARRLDTLGAITRGQRQTGGQGLFRPEDNLESPYARDALRQLYRRIYRGDVAGCSLGAFEDATGLSLTDDNGLKDELPPITTFLNRLLALTINMQAVLFSAFEELLDQRIEGAIAAGSMTSASRRCAPRASA
- a CDS encoding RES family NAD+ phosphorylase encodes the protein MKQTEISDRGLVRLLPATYHKPPSLRGLVDTDDEMEILAEIEGLTSGRLQAERGRNPHLDPRELAWQRRSRDLRIYGDSHVNAAFTYTRVGGNRFNAEERGAWYCAWDVRVSVSEVAWHRTRELGFTGSFQDSARYVELLADFIGVFDDMTGEADHPALHPDPAVGYPEGQSLAQHLRRGGSKGLIYPSVRAPAPGGNCLVCFEPHAIQNVRPGASWDLVWDGTPHYSIAAVG
- a CDS encoding MbcA/ParS/Xre antitoxin family protein; amino-acid sequence: MEDAMYVAEKIREPAQINTVALKAYARVADAWGLSLKEAAGLADMSESTWKRAKKPDFAGELTKDQLLRLSAVIGIFKSLELYFSEPLAKSWFTRPNKGPLFGGSRPVDTAIDGGLPQILAVRTYLDALRGGA